The sequence CAGGAGGAAAACTCCCCTCCCGCACTTCCGTACAGAACTGTTGAACGGCTTGGGTAATCGTTTGTTGTAAATTGGCGTAGGTTTTGGCAAAGGGGGGTTGCCAGGACGATAATCCCAAAATATCCGAGGTGACTAATACTTGACCATCACAATTAGCCCCCGCCCCAATACCAATGGTGGGTATGGTTAATTGCTGGGTAATTTTTTGGGCTAAATCTGAAGGGATATGTTCTAACACAATTGTAAAGGCTCCAGCTTGCTCTAACGCGATCGCTTCTGAAAGAATGCGTTCTGCTGCATCGGAAGTTTTGCCTTGTTTGCGATAACCCCCAAATTGATGAACGGACTGGGGGGTTAAACCCACATGACCCATGACTGGAATTCCAACTTGGACTAACTGACTAACTGTTTCTGCCATTGCTGGATATCCCCCCTCCAGTTTAACACCTTGAGCACCTGTTTCTTTGAGAATTCGTCCGGCTGAATGAATGGCTTGTTGAGGACTTTCTTGATAAGTTAAAAAGGGCAAATCAACAACTAATAAAGCTTGTTTCACGCCTCGTCGCACAGCTTTAGCATGATGAATAATTTCATCTAAGGTTAGGGGTAAAGTGGTGTCATATCCTAACCCAACCATTGCCAGAGAATCTCCCACTAAAATAATATCAATTCCGGCTTGATCGAGGAGTTGAGCGATCGCATATTCATAGGCTGTCAATACTGTAATGCGTCGTCCCTGCTGTTTCCATTGACTTAATTGTTGGGTTGTAACTGTCATAATCAGTTATCAGTTATCAGTTATCAGTAATTATATCAAGCATGACATAAATGCAGTCGAATCAGACATCCGACCTTTTCTATTCTTTAAAATTTCAACTTTTATTCTTTTAAACCTTAACCTAATTCCAAACTGGTAACTCCAAAAATATTTGTCCAATTGATATTCGGTTGCTCTCCAGTATACATTCTAACACATTCAAACATGGATTGCATTTGATAACGTTCAACTAAAGAAATTCCTGGATTATTAATATTCGGAACATCAATATAAATCGAATCTCCCTGGGCATAACAAGCTAAAGCCAGAAACAGCTTTTCTGCTATCTCTTCATTTTCAGCAAATAAAGGAGCAATTTTATATCCATCTGTTGCTTTTCTAATCACTCCATAACCGACTAAATTCTCCCCATTTAAAATCCCATAACCTTGTCCATGGGGTTGATTAATCCAGTGAGAGAGAAAATTAGGACGATCACCGGGAAAATATTGACGATCATAATTACACAGTTGAGCAAAATTAATCGTTTTTAAATCTACTAAATCATTAGCCATTGTTCCTGAAATTATCCCTTGATAACGCAGATGAGAATGAAACGGTTTAAAGCCAAATTTTTGATAAGTTTTAACTTGTTCCAAAACAGCATCTAACGCTGCATTTTGACCCGGAATTAACTTAAAAGCTTCCTGCCAAGTTTTCAAACCATATCCTTGCTTACGATATTCCGGTTTAACAATATAAAGGCCAATAAAGTTAAAATTGCTATGATATCGGACAACAGAAATACAACTAATGGGTTGACCGTTTAATTCCCCAATTAAAAATCCACCTGGATCAGCACTATAAAAATTATCAACATCATCAATACCCGGATTCCATCCTTCAGAAGCTGCCCAACTTAAGGCTAATTTTAGATCATCCGGGGTCATTGAACGAACTCTGAAATAATCTTCTATTAGGGTCATTTTTTTCGACTCATTAAAACATTTCTCCCCATCTTTTGCAGATAGGGTTCAGATTTACTGATTGATTTTTTAATAATTTAGGTTTAATCTAATTGATTAGTAGATTTTCCTAAAATTTGATTGAATAAACTAGAAACCAAAGAAAGAACGATTGAACCCAATAATGCTGCCCAGAAGCTAGAAATTGAAAATCCGGGGGTGAAATAAGCAACTAACGAAATAGAAATAGCATTGACGACGAATAAAAATAAACCTAACGTTAGAATGGTTAAAGGAAGGGTAAAGATCGTAATAATGGGTTTAATAATGGCATTCACTAAAGCCATTACAACCACTCCAACGGCAGCAGCTTGCCAACTGTTAATGGTAAAACCCGGAACAATATAAGCCGTTATTCCAAGTGAAATTGCAGAGATTAGCCAAGTTAGAAAAAAATTTAGCATGGATGTTTCCTAGGAATAAAAATTCAAATGGCGGTTCTTTTGAGGAATTTGAGATCCTCAAGGAAACTTCTGAGAGATAGCTAATTTTACATGGTAATGGCAAAATTAGGCATTTGAGAAGCTAACATAAGTATAAATCAGTTGATCCTAAAGTGGAGTAATCAATAGATGATTAGACTTTGGCAATATATCATTTTAACAGTCGTTGTCGTGCTGTTGGCTTTACCGCTTCCCTCCTGGGCTGCAAAAAATCCATCCCATCTGTTTTTCAGTCATAGTTTATTACAAGGACGGGATTTTTCTAATCAGTCTTTACCTGCGGCTGAATTTGCGAATTCTAATATGGAGTTAGCCAAATTTGATCATTCTGATTTAGAAGGAGCTATTTTTAGTAAAGGGATTCTAACAAAAGCCAGCTTAAAACAAGCAAACTTAACCTATGCTATGTTAGATCAAGCTGATTTTACAGAAGCAGATTTAAGTGATGCTGTGTTAGTTGAAGCCTTATTTTTCGGGTCAACCTTTCATCATACAAAAATCATAGGGGCTGATTTTACTGATGCTTTATTAGATCGAGAACAGATTCGACAATTATGTCAGGTTGCCAGTGGCATTAATACCACAACAGGAGTTTCAACTCGTGAGTCTTTGGGATGCAGATAAATATGCAATTACTTTGGGAAATATTCTTGAGTGGGATGAGTAATCATGGGGTAATTTTTACTCCCAAAACCTAGATTACACTTGTTGTTGATTATATCACAAATAGAGCTATCTATCTGAAACTTTAACTCTGTAAAAAATGCTTATTGAATTAAACTAATTGGGTAGCTTTAATCAGGTGATAAGCCATTAATAATTGTGTTAAGACAAGAGGATAGCTTTGTAACATTTCTCCCGTTATTTATACTAAAATCCATAAATTCTGTTAAAGATTACAAGTTTTTCCATTTTCTTCTTTGTAATCTTCTGAATTTATTTTAGCAACCTGACTATAGGGTGTAATTAAAGATTGTAAACTCGCCTTAAAAATACTTCCCTTACTCACTTGACTTTGAACTAATTTTAAATCGCCTCCCATCATTTGACAAAAATGGCGACTAATCGCTAAACCTAATCCTGTGCCGCCATATTTACTCGACGTTGAATTATCCCCTTGAATAAAGGCTTCAAAAACATATTTTTGCTGTTCTTCGGGAATCCCAATTCCTGAATCTTGAACACAAAAATTAATTCGATAATACGGTAAAGGATTATCCGATAAATCCTCATTTTCAGAATTGAAATCATTAGAGGAAGGAGTCAGAAGTTCACGATTCACTGTTAGTATAATTTCACCGTGCTGTGTAAATTTAGCCGCATTACTCAGTAAGTTTAATAAAATTTGTTTCACTTTGGTTGAATCCGCATAAATAATCGTTATAGTCGGATCATAATTCAGCGTTAAAATATTTCCATTTTGACTAACTAAAGGTTTAACAGTTGCAACAACGCTTTCAATTAATTCTTTTAAATCAAAATTTTCTAAATGAAGTTCCATGCGTCCGGCCTCAATTTTAGATAAATCTAAAATATCATTAATTAATGATAATAAATGTTTCCCGGCGGTATTGATCATATCTAAATCACTAATAAATTCCTCATGACCTAAATCTTTCGCATCTTCACTCAGCATTTCGCTGTAGCCTAAAATAGCATTTAAAGGTGTTCTTAATTCATGACTCATATTAGCTAAAAATTGGCTTTTAGCGATGTTGGCAGATTCTGCTGAATCTTTCGCTTGTTCTAACTGCTGAGTTCGTTGATCAACTTGTTCAATTAAGTAGTTGACTGAATGAGCTAAAGAATAGATTTCATCAATATTCGTCTGGAAAGGAACCCGAAGTTGATAATTAGACTCCTGTGCAACTTGTTCTGCCACTTGCTGGGTCACACTTAAGGGTTGAGTAATAGAACGGGTCGTTTTAATAGCTGTAATAATAGAAATTAAAACCGATAACACAGCACTAATAATAATAATTAAATTTTCTAGCTTTCGAGCTTTTTTGAGCACAAGTTCGCTCCTATCTTCTTGGATTTGAGCTTTTTTTAACCAGTCTGTCAATTGATTATTCAGCTTTTCTAAGGTTTGAATGGTTTGTTCATTAGAGAGAGAGTTCAAGGACTGATAAATCGCCTTGCTTTTAGAGTCCGGGGATAAGGTCGGTAAAATAGATTTTAAAGTTTCAATCGTTTTAATATAGGTTTTTAAACTGTTCTTATAGGTTTTAAAGAAGGATTTTATTTCTAGGGGTGTAGCCACTGACCAACTGGGTTCTTGATCAATAAACTTTTCAATTTGAACAACAAGCTGTTCTATTTCAGCTAGATTTTGATGGATACTTTTTTGGTCATGATTCCAAGTTTTAGGGTTATCTGCTGAAGAGATTAAGTGATAACTCTGCAATTGGATCTTGAGAACCGTTGTATTAAAGTTACTGAATAATTCTACTTGTTGATGAGCATCCGATAATTGATGATAAGTCTGTTTTTGGTAAACATCCGCCAACAATAATCCTGTAATTGAACCCATAAAACCAATAGAAATGGCTAAAAAATAGCCATAACTAATTTTTTGATAAATAAACCAGCGATGCTCTGACTGCTTCTGGTGTCGAAAAGGATTATATTTATCGATATAACCCTTTAAAGAATGCGCTCCAACTCTGTGAGTGTCTTGGTATGTTGCAGTGGATTTTAAATCTTCAGATGGCATTAGCCTATACTCCTTTTCCCTCCCAGTTACCTTTGACTAAAGAATAGTTACCTGGTTCATCTTGTCAACCTCAATCCTTAAATTGCCAAGTTTTAGAACATAATAGGGGTTGGTCAGAATACAATCTCCTTCCAGGGTATAACCCCTTAACTACAATTGTGACATGGCTGTGTTAGTGTTACTACTAATTAAATAAAAGATGTAAAAAACCCTCCAGGTTCAACTGAAGGGTTAGGAAGACAGCAAAGTCAAGAATTTCAATCGAGTTCTAAATCCGTGAAGGTTGATCTGATCACAAAGAGATCTCTATTTTTTTGCAAACTTAACAATCACTATCTGAACGATTCACTTCAGTCGAAAAGAATACAGCCGTAACTAACCGACCATAGCAGTTGGTTGCAGTAAGGCTTCTTTGAGTAACTGTACTTTATCCGTCTTCTCCCAAGGTAAATCTAAGTCTGTTCGACCTAAATGACCATAGGCAGCCACATCTTGGAAGAAACGACCGCCACGTTCTGCGGGTAATTTTTGTAAATTAAACGCTTGAATCATTCCCGCCGGACGCAATTCAAAGTTTGCTTGTACAACTTCCAACAGTTTGTTTTCATCCACCTTCGCAGTTCCAAAGGTTTCAATAAACACGCTGACGGGTCGAGCTACCCCAATTGCATAGCTTAATTGCACTTCACACTTCTCTGCTAATCCCGCCGCCACAATATTTTTAGCCACATAACGGCAAGCATAAGCCGCACTGCGGTCTACTTTTGTGGGATCTTTACCGGAAAATGCACCGCCACCATGACGGGAATAGCCGCCATAGGTATCCACAATAATTTTGCGACCGGTTAAACCAGAGTCCCCTTGAGGGCCACCAATCACAAATTTACCCGTTGGGTTGACTAAAAAGCGAGTTTGGTTATCAGGTTTTACCGCAATATCATCAAATACGGGTTGGACAACCGCTAACCACAAATCTTCTTTAATTTTGTTTTGTACTTCAGCCTCATCGGTAATGTCTCCAATGGTCGCTGTATGTTGGGTGGAGATTAAAATCGTATCAATGCCAACGGGACGATCATCTTCATACAGGATAGTGACTTGGGTTTTACCATCGGGACGTAAATAAGGCAATTTGCCATTTTTCCGCACCGTTGCCAATTGTCGAGCAATTCGATGAGCTAAACTAATGGGTAATGGCATCAGTTCTGGGGTTTCATTACAAGCAAAACCAAACATAATGCCTTGA comes from Planktothrix tepida PCC 9214 and encodes:
- the panB gene encoding 3-methyl-2-oxobutanoate hydroxymethyltransferase, with product MTVTTQQLSQWKQQGRRITVLTAYEYAIAQLLDQAGIDIILVGDSLAMVGLGYDTTLPLTLDEIIHHAKAVRRGVKQALLVVDLPFLTYQESPQQAIHSAGRILKETGAQGVKLEGGYPAMAETVSQLVQVGIPVMGHVGLTPQSVHQFGGYRKQGKTSDAAERILSEAIALEQAGAFTIVLEHIPSDLAQKITQQLTIPTIGIGAGANCDGQVLVTSDILGLSSWQPPFAKTYANLQQTITQAVQQFCTEVREGSFPPGH
- a CDS encoding phage holin family protein; this translates as MLNFFLTWLISAISLGITAYIVPGFTINSWQAAAVGVVVMALVNAIIKPIITIFTLPLTILTLGLFLFVVNAISISLVAYFTPGFSISSFWAALLGSIVLSLVSSLFNQILGKSTNQLD
- a CDS encoding pentapeptide repeat-containing protein is translated as MIRLWQYIILTVVVVLLALPLPSWAAKNPSHLFFSHSLLQGRDFSNQSLPAAEFANSNMELAKFDHSDLEGAIFSKGILTKASLKQANLTYAMLDQADFTEADLSDAVLVEALFFGSTFHHTKIIGADFTDALLDREQIRQLCQVASGINTTTGVSTRESLGCR
- a CDS encoding GNAT family N-acetyltransferase gives rise to the protein MTLIEDYFRVRSMTPDDLKLALSWAASEGWNPGIDDVDNFYSADPGGFLIGELNGQPISCISVVRYHSNFNFIGLYIVKPEYRKQGYGLKTWQEAFKLIPGQNAALDAVLEQVKTYQKFGFKPFHSHLRYQGIISGTMANDLVDLKTINFAQLCNYDRQYFPGDRPNFLSHWINQPHGQGYGILNGENLVGYGVIRKATDGYKIAPLFAENEEIAEKLFLALACYAQGDSIYIDVPNINNPGISLVERYQMQSMFECVRMYTGEQPNINWTNIFGVTSLELG
- a CDS encoding sensor histidine kinase, which translates into the protein MPSEDLKSTATYQDTHRVGAHSLKGYIDKYNPFRHQKQSEHRWFIYQKISYGYFLAISIGFMGSITGLLLADVYQKQTYHQLSDAHQQVELFSNFNTTVLKIQLQSYHLISSADNPKTWNHDQKSIHQNLAEIEQLVVQIEKFIDQEPSWSVATPLEIKSFFKTYKNSLKTYIKTIETLKSILPTLSPDSKSKAIYQSLNSLSNEQTIQTLEKLNNQLTDWLKKAQIQEDRSELVLKKARKLENLIIIISAVLSVLISIITAIKTTRSITQPLSVTQQVAEQVAQESNYQLRVPFQTNIDEIYSLAHSVNYLIEQVDQRTQQLEQAKDSAESANIAKSQFLANMSHELRTPLNAILGYSEMLSEDAKDLGHEEFISDLDMINTAGKHLLSLINDILDLSKIEAGRMELHLENFDLKELIESVVATVKPLVSQNGNILTLNYDPTITIIYADSTKVKQILLNLLSNAAKFTQHGEIILTVNRELLTPSSNDFNSENEDLSDNPLPYYRINFCVQDSGIGIPEEQQKYVFEAFIQGDNSTSSKYGGTGLGLAISRHFCQMMGGDLKLVQSQVSKGSIFKASLQSLITPYSQVAKINSEDYKEENGKTCNL
- the metK gene encoding methionine adenosyltransferase codes for the protein MSRRYLFTSESVTEGHPDKICDQISDTILDALLAHDPKSRVAAEVVVNTGLVLITGEITTTAHINYIDVARKKIAEIGYVDANNGFSADSCSVLIALDKQSPDIAQGVNQAQEARELLSDEQLDAIGAGDQGIMFGFACNETPELMPLPISLAHRIARQLATVRKNGKLPYLRPDGKTQVTILYEDDRPVGIDTILISTQHTATIGDITDEAEVQNKIKEDLWLAVVQPVFDDIAVKPDNQTRFLVNPTGKFVIGGPQGDSGLTGRKIIVDTYGGYSRHGGGAFSGKDPTKVDRSAAYACRYVAKNIVAAGLAEKCEVQLSYAIGVARPVSVFIETFGTAKVDENKLLEVVQANFELRPAGMIQAFNLQKLPAERGGRFFQDVAAYGHLGRTDLDLPWEKTDKVQLLKEALLQPTAMVG